The Medicago truncatula cultivar Jemalong A17 chromosome 7, MtrunA17r5.0-ANR, whole genome shotgun sequence genome includes the window TTGTTGTTATGGAGGAAGGGGTAATGGGGTTGTGTTGCGAAATCATTTACTGGCGAACGGAATTGATCGAAGCTACACATGTTGGACAATGCATGGTGAGATGAGTAACAACAACGTAGATTTTCAGAATAATGAgacatatgaatcaaatgaatttGACACAAATACATTTGACCATGATCGAGTTGACGAAATGCTAGATGTAGTTAAAGAAGATCTTCGGGATTGTCCTGAAATGTTTGAGAGATTGGTTAGTGATTCAGAGAAACCATTATACGATGGTTGCAGCAAATTCACAAGACTGTCTGCAGTATTGAAGTTGTACAATATAAAAGCGAGAAATGGATGGTCTGATAAAAGCTTCACAGACTTGTTAACCCTTCTGATAGATATGCTGCCAAAGGATAATGTTCTTCCTAGTAGAAACTATGAAGCCAAAAAAATGTTGTGCTCGATTGGCATGAGTTATGAAAAGATACACGCTTGTCCTAACGATTGCATTTTGTTTCGAAATGAATACGCATCGTTAAATGAGTGTCCTAAATGTAATGTCTCTCGATATAAGAAAGAATTTATTCCTGCGAAAGTCGTATGGTATCTTCCTATAATACCGAGATTCAGGCGCATGTTTAGTAGTGAAGTTGATGCAAAACATTTGACATGGCACAAATATGATAGAATTAGAGATGGGAAGTTTCGGCACCCTGCAGATTCGCCACAGTGGGCTAAAATTGATCATGATTATCCTGATTTTGGGAAAGAAGCAAGAAATCTACGCTTGGCACTGTCTACTGATGGAATGAACCCACATGGTTTTCAAAGTATCCCAAATACCGTATGGCctgtgattttggtgatttataaCTTGCCTCCATGGTTATGTATGAAGCGTAAGTTCATGATGTTGTCGATGTTAATTTCTGGGCGCAATCAACCAGGGAATGATATTGACGTGTACTTGGCacctttaattgatgatttgaagcTCATACCTGATGATGTTGCTGGTATAAGGTTGGTTAGAGATGCAATAGGAACATATGTGGCATGGCAAAGAAACCTCATTTCCCTTAATCTTGaggtaaaataaatttctctgttCGATGATGTTACTTCTATATCATGAATTATTGTGCAATTCGGATTGCAATTTATTTCTCTGTGTGTTGCTATTATAGGTGTAGTGCTATCTACTTGAAAGAAACTTATTTCTCCTAGCAGGTTTCAAAAAGAATTTTAGTTAGTAACTAGCTAGCTAGTCTCATTTATAGCATGTACTTATAAGTATAGGATTGATCTTTCAAGAGAAGCAATAGTTTGTGATTCTTTGAAATGAGGGCAGAATGTACTTCTAAGAAGTTGTGAAACTATGTCTAATCAAAGATAGCCTTTATTTCTCCActcttgtttaaaaaataaattgatcacTGACTGAATCAATTTCACATAGACTCCTGCAACATATAAAGGCAATGGTAACGATGGGATTAGGAGGGGTGACGAGTCGGTCACTTCAAAAAAACAGGTATATTGATATACACAAAGAATGTTCATTTTGTTGTTCAATCATTTGTTAATCATTAACTAAATTAACTATACAATTGATATTTTAGATTCAAACACAAAAATTGCATGAAGGCACTAAAATCATCAAGGATAAACCAAGAAATATGTCTCATGCACAAAAGTCGAAAGAAGTCAATAATAAGGGTAGACATAGCAATATTCCAATCACAAAACAAAGACAAGATATTGCAAAAACCAAACATCAAAAACCTAACTCTACAAAGTGTCGTCCATCATGGGTGTTAGCTCTTAAATCATTGGTGGAAGTGCAAATGGAAAACTCAGATACGCGTCAGATAACTATGGAGGAAGGTATTTTTGGTGAAGAACAGTATAATGAAGAAATTACCAAAGAACAAATGTATGAGTTTTTCAACAATACAGAAATAGGTGTCTCTGTTGTCTGCGTATATATCAGGTATTCCGAATAACTTTAAATTGATcgaacaaattattttatttgtataacatttaatatatagtatctaattaatattacatttttattctaGGTACTTGTATGAGAAGTTTGTGCGCGACACTGATGTCCCAAGGAAATTCTCCTTCTTATCCCCCCATCGAATATCCTTGGTGTTAATTGAAGCAGAACAAGAATTTGTCAAAGCATACATGGTTAAGGAATTCTTGAAATATAAAGATGAGCACAAGTTATTTATTCTACCATTTTATATACATAAGCCTATGTAAGATTTTCTTTGAAACtttgtttttgaatattttttcctCACTTTTTACCATCGTTTATAGAAGATTTTCTAATTAACTTTGACATCTGTGTAGTGGACATTGGGTGTTATTTGTCATTAATCCCATATCGgaaatcatatattatatgGATCCATTACTCAATGACTATATGAATTACCCAAAAATGAAGAGTATGTTTGACacgtaagtatatatatatatatgtatatatatttatggtcAGTTGTTGTATATGAAAACTATATatatggtcagttgtatgtaatCAAagtttacatttatattttgtagagTTCTAAAGGTATTTCGCGCTGCAAGGAACGCTCAAGTatcaaagaataaatttaacaacatatCATGGGTCCGAGTACAGGTTTGATAATATAACATATAACAACCTTAAACAATTAGTGtatgaatataatataaataattttatttatacaaacttattttattttttgtagtgtCCTCGCCAAGAAAATGGTATAGATTGCGGGTACTTTGTGATGAGGTTTATGAAAGAGATTCTCATTTCGAAACTAAATGAGATTCCAAAGCTggtatatgttattttttatattaaagtataatatttgtatatattatttaagtttattaagtaacatgattattttttgttataatatatGCAGTACATTGAGGGTTTCAAGTGTGCGACATACTCAAATGATAAACTAAGAAAAATCCAAGAAGAATGGTGTCAGTTCATGATGAGCCTTTtgtttatatgatatttttatgataagggTGAGTTTcatgtttcaaaatatatttgctagAAGTGGtagtgtttttaatttattatcttgCTTTAATTTGTACTATGATCAGCAGTACTTTGAATTTGTCTCTAATATAATATAGTTTCTTATTGCTTAATGGGGTTTTCTGCCATATGCAGGTGGTGGAGAGTGAACAAAATTTGGAAATTTTGCCTGCTTTTTGtgaatataaattttgagaCGACCAAGAAGATAGATGAAGACATGCTACCATAGAAGATTTTGATCTTatattaactaattaattagttgTAACTTTCAGATATCCATGTTACCATATTAGTGGCTATGTACATTTCTGACATTTAtgctatatatacatacattttttatgacatctttaagttttatttgataaataatagtCTCAATTTTAATGtgcaaaaaatatacatatatatatatattattttatcttattgtaaaaaaaaaaaaaaaaaaaaaaaaaaaatcctgaaaaaaatatttaatgctTTTCCTAGCGCTTTTTTCATGTGTAAAGCGCTATATAAACATAGTGTTACATagcgtttttttattaaaacgctATTTTTTACTAATGAAAACGTTATTCCAAACGCCTTTTAGACGGCGTTTATTATTAAAAGCGCTATCTAAAGATTATCTTTGCTGGCGCTTTATGACAAAAAGCGCTATCTAAACCTGGTGTTACATAGCGTTTTCAAACATAAACGCTATTTTTTGAAGTGAATGCGTTATTTTAAACGCCTTTTAGATGGCGCTTAATATTAAAAGCGCTATCTAAGGTTAAACTTTACTAGCGCTTTTTAACAAAAGCGCTATTTAAACACTACTTTAGATAGCGCTTTATACAAAAAAAGCGCTATATTACCTTTACCAGCGCCATTTACAGTAGCGCTTTGAAAGCGCTAGCTAAAGCCAAAAAAAAGCGCTATATAAGCCCATTTTTGTAGTAGTGAATTGAATATAGATGGGTAAGGTGATCCATTATGTAAACTCGATTTTtgagaaatttcattttttaatttaaattaaagggttaaatatgtttttagttcttaGATTTTGCGATCATTTGACGAGTTGTTcttacatttcattaaatgtttttaaaattttcacattttatttttgttatcaaaattagtctatgttgttatttttctaACGGAATGCTGATGTAGTAGTTAATAGGTCAcaattattttagggttaaatatgtagTTTGTCCCTATATTTTGCGTGACTTTGAAGAataattcttattattttagagattttaaaaacatttattaaaatgcaaagactatttttagagattttaaaaacatttattgaaatacCAAGGAAGATATGCTCTTATGAGGCGGAAAAATACCTAAGGACAGTGACTTTGTCACGCCTCATGTTGTATGACAGATTACTGCTTAGCAGGTTATATATAACCTTTTATGGTTTCGTGTTTGTTCACTTCGATTTCGTCGACTTCAAATCACCgtaattttaagaaaagataaGTTTATTGTTCTCTCTTTTACCTATATTTTATTGatgcttatatttatatatgttgattattatttaaagataattcatatatcaatattttacAACAATCTTAAAGATTTATTAGCCTCATAAGTGCATATCCTCCAGCATACAACATGTTCTTCCCTAATATGAATCACATCAGATGCGACAGAGCAACTTGAATCTGATAAAACACAGGAATGATGCACCCAATAAACCTAAACTTGATTTTCTAAGGAAGtggaaattaattttgtgtgtgGAGAGGCGAGTTCTCTACAGCAAGTATGTTTATTCTGctgtaaaaattaaaagaaccataagagatatttttaattttttatatagtgAGAAAGTTTGTTGTTTCCTTATAATCAGGAAGTAATTAACACAtggtcaaagaaaaaaaaaaaaaatgaaccgTAAGGAGAGAAAACCACAAATAAGGCTAATGTTAAGAGATATCAATGGAAAAGACAGTTACAACATTTGGAATTAATATGTTACAAAACCAAGTCAAgcaatattattaataatattataataataatattttattaaaatatttttcgaTATTTCTCAATTGATAATATGGGACACaaaatatttgaaacttttaaaatataatcaaaatttacaaCATATTATTCATCTTCTAAGTTTAAAAAGTGGACTAGATTAAGTTTGAAAAGCTCTAAATACATATTATCTTACCATGTACCATATTGAAGTTGTGcgcaaattttaaaaaaatattaatttaattgattttaatagtaaaagtaatataaaattcttatttaattttaatgaaaatcttaaattcagttttttttcaaaaaattttaatttagaaatgaattcagatttttttcgaaagttttatttctgaatttttatgaaatatttttggaaaataaaaaaaatcaaattgttttcgGAATTaggaatatttaaaaaaaaattctggaacttaattttcaaaataaaaaaattagacaatattatatttttcgaagtttttttttattttaatttaaatttggatattttagaatctttttcataattattttataatttttttgaaatatattaaatttgagattttttaacaatttttttttaaactaaatgaattatttttttctaattaattcattttttgtaatttttcataattatcttgaaatattgttccagaatttaaatcaaaatcttaatttcagttttttttcaattaatttaatattctggaaaataatatatatttttctgaaaaaaaaaatttaaaaagaaaaattttggtaaaaaattattttgagaaaggTTGTTTAGACTTTTTAttccataatttttatattgaaaagaaatctgaacttttttaatttcaaatatattttctatttttttttcttttgaaaattaagttccagatttttttattttttgagaaaaaaaatccgaactttttattttgaaaattatttttttcgattttttaaaatttttgaaaaatatttttcagatttttttaattatattttttttttttttttaagttaaatatgATGTGTTAAATAAATTGTACATGTAgccaatgaaaaaataatgaaaaataaaaaagaaatatctaCATCAGCGCCACTTAAGAGATTCTGCTGAGTGATAGGGATCATGAGACAAtcctgaagaatctttattttacaaggacaaaatttaaaaaaaataaatttacatggGGCAAATCCAAAAGtaccctatattacagggggtaaaactcTATTAACCCATaaatatattagtagaaaaaattaataaatattgtattaatattctaaaatgattattattttgaaagataGACAAAATGCTagtaaataacaattaaaattagaaGGAGAGCAGTTGATAATAAAACGAATCAAGcatataaaaagataagaaatgaATGAAAGACTGGTCAGAGTCATTTCAAAGTTGTATGCAGAGAATCGAATCTATATAGCTTTGGTCTTTGTCTTTCTTACTCCTTAATGatgacatatataattatatattcacATTAAAAAGGATAATGTTTCATATACACACTTTTTTCCATACACACATTGTACCACTCCATGTGAGAGTGTATGAGAGACAatacatatgaatttttttgtgtGAGGGACTACAAGGACACTTGTCAAAATTGTATGTGGGTGTACAAATGGTACATGTCATCTAAGATGGTCTTATGTATCACAATGCTAACATTTATAAGCA containing:
- the LOC120576843 gene encoding uncharacterized protein isoform X2; the encoded protein is MDKKWMFADRFSEEYENGVEEFVKFAVKHATDRDRIICPCLNCCYGGRGNGVVLRNHLLANGIDRSYTCWTMHGEMSNNNVDFQNNETYESNEFDTNTFDHDRVDEMLDVVKEDLRDCPEMFERLVSDSEKPLYDGCSKFTRLSAVLKLYNIKARNGWSDKSFTDLLTLLIDMLPKDNVLPSRNYEAKKMLCSIGMSYEKIHACPNDCILFRNEYASLNECPKCNVSRYKKEFIPAKVVWYLPIIPRFRRMFSSEVDAKHLTWHKYDRIRDGKFRHPADSPQWAKIDHDYPDFGKEARNLRLALSTDGMNPHGFQSIPNTVWPVILVIYNLPPWLCMKRKFMMLSMLISGRNQPGNDIDVYLAPLIDDLKLIPDDVAGIRLVRDAIGTYVAWQRNLISLNLETPATYKGNGNDGIRRGDESVTSKKQIQTQKLHEGTKIIKDKPRNMSHAQKSKEVNNKGRHSNIPITKQRQDIAKTKHQKPNSTKCRPSWVLALKSLVEVQMENSDTRQITMEEGIFGEEQYNEEITKEQMYEFFNNTEIGVSVVCVYIRYLYEKFVRDTDVPRKFSFLSPHRISLVLIEAEQEFVKAYMVKEFLKYKDEHKLFILPFYIHKPIVLKVFRAARNAQVSKNKFNNISWVRVQCPRQENGIDCGYFVMRFMKEILISKLNEIPKLYIEGFKCATYSNDKLRKIQEEWCQFMMSLLFI
- the LOC120576843 gene encoding uncharacterized protein isoform X1 produces the protein MDKKWMFADRFSEEYENGVEEFVKFAVKHATDRDRIICPCLNCCYGGRGNGVVLRNHLLANGIDRSYTCWTMHGEMSNNNVDFQNNETYESNEFDTNTFDHDRVDEMLDVVKEDLRDCPEMFERLVSDSEKPLYDGCSKFTRLSAVLKLYNIKARNGWSDKSFTDLLTLLIDMLPKDNVLPSRNYEAKKMLCSIGMSYEKIHACPNDCILFRNEYASLNECPKCNVSRYKKEFIPAKVVWYLPIIPRFRRMFSSEVDAKHLTWHKYDRIRDGKFRHPADSPQWAKIDHDYPDFGKEARNLRLALSTDGMNPHGFQSIPNTVWPVILVIYNLPPWLCMKRKFMMLSMLISGRNQPGNDIDVYLAPLIDDLKLIPDDVAGIRLVRDAIGTYVAWQRNLISLNLETPATYKGNGNDGIRRGDESVTSKKQIQTQKLHEGTKIIKDKPRNMSHAQKSKEVNNKGRHSNIPITKQRQDIAKTKHQKPNSTKCRPSWVLALKSLVEVQMENSDTRQITMEEGIFGEEQYNEEITKEQMYEFFNNTEIGVSVVCVYIRYLYEKFVRDTDVPRKFSFLSPHRISLVLIEAEQEFVKAYMVKEFLKYKDEHKLFILPFYIHKPIGHWVLFVINPISEIIYYMDPLLNDYMNYPKMKSMFDTVLKVFRAARNAQVSKNKFNNISWVRVQCPRQENGIDCGYFVMRFMKEILISKLNEIPKLYIEGFKCATYSNDKLRKIQEEWCQFMMSLLFI
- the LOC120576843 gene encoding uncharacterized protein isoform X3, translated to MDKKWMFADRFSEEYENGVEEFVKFAVKHATDRDRIICPCLNCCYGGRGNGVVLRNHLLANGIDRSYTCWTMHGEMSNNNVDFQNNETYESNEFDTNTFDHDRVDEMLDVVKEDLRDCPEMFERLVSDSEKPLYDGCSKFTRLSAVLKLYNIKARNGWSDKSFTDLLTLLIDMLPKDNVLPSRNYEAKKMLCSIGMSYEKIHACPNDCILFRNEYASLNECPKCNVSRYKKEFIPAKVVWYLPIIPRFRRMFSSEVDAKHLTWHKYDRIRDGKFRHPADSPQWAKIDHDYPDFGKEARNLRLALSTDGMNPHGFQSIPNTVWPVILVIYNLPPWLCMKRKFMMLSMLISGRNQPGNDIDVYLAPLIDDLKLIPDDVAGIRLVRDAIGTYVAWQRNLISLNLETPATYKGNGNDGIRRGDESVTSKKQIQTQKLHEGTKIIKDKPRNMSHAQKSKEVNNKGRHSNIPITKQRQDIAKTKHQKPNSTKCRPSWVLALKSLVEVQMENSDTRQITMEEGIFGEEQYNEEITKEQMYEFFNNTEIGVSVVCVYIRYLYEKFVRDTDVPRKFSFLSPHRISLVLIEAEQEFVKAYMVKEFLKYKDEHKLFILPFYIHKPIGHWVLFVINPISEIIYYMDPLLNDYMNYPKMKKF